The bacterium DNA segment CCTATTTTTTCAATCAAGCCGGCTTTATCTAAGGCCCCCATAGGCTGGCTTTGCACCCCTGAAAGGATGAAGGCTATCCCGTACCTTTTGCATTCTTTATAAACTTCTTCGATAGTATGGATCCCTGTGGCATCGAGCGCCGGGACTTTTCGCATGCGGATTATTCGGACCTTTGGGGCCTTCTCGACAGTAAGCATTGCCTCTTTGAACTTGAAGGCTGAACCGAAGAAAAAAGGCCCGTTTATTTCATAAATTTCCACCCCTTTTGGGATTTTTGAACCAAGCATACCGATTTCACTGTCTTCCCCTTCCTCATCTTCAAACTCTTTGGTTATAATTTCTACGTTTGTAACCAGGGCCATACGGCGCATAAAGAGAAAAACAGAGAGTAAAAGGCCGACCTGGATCGCGACTGTAAGATCAATAATTACTGTTAAAAAAAAGGTCGTCAGAAGTATCGCAATATCGCTTTTTGGACTCCTGAACAGGGCCTTGAATGAACGCCATTCACTCATATTGTAAGATACAATTATCAATATAGATGCCAATGTTGCCATTGGGATTAATTCAGCCAATTTGCCAAAAATAAGCATAATTAAAAGCAGGACAATTGCGTGAATAATTCCCGCTACCGGGGTCCGCCCGCCGTTTTTGATATTGGTCGCTGTCCGGGCTATTGCGCCTGTGGCCGGTATTCCCCCGAAAATAGGCGAGGCTATGTTGGCAACACCCTGCGCCACTAATTCCATATTTGAACGGTGCCTGCCGCCAATCATCCCATCGGCCACTACAGCTGAAAGCAGGGATTCAATACCGGCAAGCAAGGCAATGATAAAAGCGGGTTTAAAAAGATTTTTTGCCATTGCGAAATCAAGATGCGGCATAACAGGATGGGGAAGAGAAGATGATATATGCCCGAATCTTGAGCCGATGGTTTGGACGGGAATATTGAAAATAATTACAAGAGATGTGGTAACAATGATAGCTATAAGCGAACCGGGTATTTTATGTGTAATTTTAGGCCAGGCTATTAAAATCAAAAGGGCAAGCAGGCCGATAGCCGTTTCGTTATAATTGATTGTCGGAAAATATTTAAAATAAGCAATCCATTTTTCGATAAATTCAGGCGGCACCGGGCCCATCTGAAGACCGAGGAAATCTTTTATCTGTGATGAAAAAATGATGACCGCGATACCGCTTGTAAATCCGACTACCAGCGGGTGAGGAATAAATTTTATAGCCGACCCGAATTTCCCGATACCCATAACGATTAATATTATACCTGCCAAAATTGTCGCTATTACCAAACCGTCCATGCCGTATTGCTGAATAATCCCGTAGACTATAACAACAAAAGCTCCCGTTGGACCGCCTACCTGGACGCGGCTTCCGCCAAGGGCTGATATAAGAAAACCAGCAACGATTGCCGTGTATAACCCCTGTTCCGGCCTCACCCCGGAAGCTATCGCAAAAGCAATTGCAAGGGGAAGGGCGACTATTCCGACAATTACCCCTGCTATAAAATCTGATATAAATAATTCAAGGCTATACCCTTTTAATGTGGTTAATAATTTTGGCTTAAACATGTCCAGTCTCCATTTTTTACTTTTCCAAAAAATTAAAGTTAATGATTATATCATAATCTTGATTAAAATACAAATTAAGATTATAATAACCATTTATAGATAAAAACAGGTGTTTAATAACAGGATTAAGAGCTTTAAATGCATAAAGAACGTATAATAACTGATGTAATAAATGAAATGAATAATCTCGCCTTATCTCTGGACGGGCCGGAGCATTTGATTACATGGACAGTTGTTAATGTGCCGTTCCTGGTTAATTGTGAGTTTTCAGCACTGGTGTTGATTTATAACGAGTATATTTTATTAAATTGCAGTTCAGTTGTGAATAAAGAAAACCCTGTTTATGATTATTTCAAAAAAAAAGTCAAGGAGGAAATACAAAAATTAACAAATTCAAGTTCGTTAACATGGCAGGAGGTGGATACTTACATTGCGGAGGACCCGGTAGCTGATAGAAAAGAAGCATTGTCTTCCATCAATTCTTTTTTCATATTCGATTTGGAAGTGAAAGACAAAATAATTGGTTATGTAGCTATTGGAAGTTCACAAAAAGATGCTTTTGCAAAGTTTAAATTAAATATATTATGGAATTTTTGCGACCAGCTTGCCCTGGGACTGCGCAGTTTGCTTGATAGAGAGATGGTTATAAAACAGGCACAATTACTGGAAAAGGAGAAGAATAAAGTTGAAGAAGAAAAAAGAAAAATAGAAGCCATTATGGGCGGGATGAAAGAAGGCCTTATCATTACAGATAATATGGAAAATATTATAACTATTAATGATGCCGCGCTGGCTGTGCTTGGTTTAAAAAGAGATTTAGGGAATAAATTTGCGAGGGATTTTATCCTGGAAAATTTATCAAAAGAGGCGAATAAAAATGAATATGATGAAAAAATCATCGATCTGGGAGTGCCTAAAAAGAGAGTGGTCCGTATGGGGTCAACCCCGATATTCGGTTTGGATAATGAATTTATCGGGAGGGCGACGCTTTTAACTGATATTACAAAAGAGAAAGAAATTGAACAGATGAAGAACGATTTTGTAAATGCTGTAAACCATGAACTAAGAACGCCCTTAACCTCTATAAGGGAAATTATTTCTATTATAGCGGATGGGACAGTGGGGCCTGTAAATGAAAAACAAATCCGGTTTCTTAAAACCGCCATTAGTGATTCTGACAGGCTGGTGCGTATTGTGAATGACCTTTTGGATTTATCTAAAATAGAATCGGGAAAGGTCAAGTTAAAACGCATGCCGGCCGCAATTTCACAAATTGTTAATCAGGTAATGGCAAGTTTTGAACATTTAGCCAAAAATAATAAAATAGAAATAAAAAGCAGTATACCCGGCAATATCCCTTACATTTTTGCCGATACCGACAAGATGATTCAAATACTTACAAATTTAATCGGGAATTCGATAAAGTTTACACCCCCGGGAGGGAAAGTAATGCTGCTTTGTGATTTACTGCCGGAAACTTCAAAGAATAAGGAAACAGTCCAGGAATCAAAGACAACATACAAAAAATTTTTAAAGATTTCTGTCAGCGACAACGGACCGGGAATTTCGGATGAAGACCAGAAAAAACTTTTTAAAAAATTCAGCCAGCTCGAAACCGGGTTCAATCATAAAACCGGCGGGACGGGCCTTGGGCTTGTAATAGCAAGAGAACTTGTTGAAAAACATGGCGGTAAAATATGGGTCGAGTCGGAACCAAGCAAAGGGTCGACTTTTTCATTCACGATTCCCGTATTCGAAGAAGACCCGGCATATCTGGATTTAATACAGCAGGAAATTGAAAGGGTTAAAAAAGAGGGGACTCATCTTTCATTAATATTAGTTGACCCGAAAATCAGGAAAGAGTTAACAAATAAGGACAGAAACACTATCGCGAATCTTGAGAAACAGTGCAAAAACACCATGCGAAGGAAAGATGATTTTGTCCTGGTTTATCACGAAAGATATGTTATTATCATAGCCGAAAGCAGTAAGGAAAACAGTTTTAAACTCGCTGAAAGAATAAAAAGCACATTGGAGATTGATTGCGATTATAAAATAAAAAGTTATCCGAATGACGGCGATAATGCCCCGGCGTTGTTTAATAAGTTAAAAAATGAAGGTTAAACTGATATTTCCCGGAAAACGGCAATAATCGGCGGCAATCGCAGTCCCTTCACCTGGTCTCCCTCCTGAAAATAATAGGCGACATCAGAATAGCAAAATTGTATAATAAATGCTGATTTTTATTTAAAATAAGGAAACAACGGATGGCCGCAAAGATTTCCTTGGATAATGAAAATAAGAATAGCATAAAAGTGTTTTTCGGGAAGCGTCTGGTTATTCACCCCCGCACCAAATCACCTAATTCCAGTATATTATCTAATAGTGATAAATTTGAAAATCAACTAAAAAATAATAATTCTGCAAATAATAGATTTAGTGTGAGGGTAAATATAATCAGGCGCTTTTTTTATCCCCACATCAAATTGACTATTTGAGCAGGCCATCGAATAGTAACAATTTTGAAGATATAGCAAAAAGTGATAATTATGCCAATACTGGATTTGGTGTGGAGGGTCCTATACCGGAAACGCTATGCAGAAGCTGTCATTGCGAGGAAATAAGTCCGGGATTTATTTTTGATGAGTATCTGGGAAAAATTAATTGTAAAAAAACGAATTAAAATACAGGAGGAAGTAAATAATGAAAAAGCTGTTTATAAGTATTTTGAGTATGGTGATTATTTTTTCGACAGGAAAAACAATAAAGGCGGAAGTTTATGGGAGCATTTCGGGGAGGGTATATGTGGAGCAGACGGGAGAGGGCAAAGAGGGATTTAGAATACAGGTTTTAAAAGGTGATAATTTAGAATCAGTTAATTGGTTGAATATTGCTGGATTGAGGGGAACTGGAGAACTTGATAAGTATGGAGAAACAAAAACAGATAAAAACGGGAATTATTCTTTCAATCTATTACCTCCTGGAAAATATTTGATAGTTATAGTTGAAAAACCATTAAAATATTATTTTGAAAATTTTCATATTGTTAATTTAGAAGAAGGTAAAAATATAACAAATTATGATATTAAATTATCTAAATTGGGGTCAATTGGCGGAAAAGTTTATAAAACTGATGGAGTTAATCCTTTGGAAAATTATACTATATGGTCGTATGATGGAGAAAAAACTTATTTAGAAGTCGGGAAAGCAGCAGGAGAGTTTTTAATAGAAGGTCTTCCCCCAAAAGAACACTGGCAGTTGTTTATTAAATATAAAGGTTATTTATACACTTATGATAGTAGTGTTAATACCATGGGTAGTATTGATATAAAAGATTTAAGAATCGTTGTAAAAGAAGACAATCCAACCGGTATTTTTGGTCAAGTAACTGCACCTGATGGACTACCTTTAAAGGATGCATATGTTTATGTTAAGTCTGAGAATGAGGTGTTTAGAGGATCTGCCGATATTGATTCTACAGGAAGTTATTCAATTAAAGGACTGCCGTCTGCTAAATATTACCTTTCTATATACAAACGGGTGGAAGATAAATATATAGATTTTCTCGACTCTCCGATAGAACTTGCTAATGGGCAGCAAATTGAAAGGAATTATATTTATGATAGTACAAAGGAAAAAGAAGTTGAAATGATAATTACTTATATAACGACAGAGCGCATCCCTGCTGAATTAGAGAATATATTATGTAAAAAAGGAAAAACAGAAACAGGAAGCCGAATAGCTTTCACTACTTGTTATAAAGGTAAAATTGTAAGAGGGTATTGTGAAAGTTATGATACTGCAAGTGATTGTATGAAAAAAGTTTACGATTTCCATGAAGATGTTCATGTAATACAGTATACTGAAAATAAAGTTTGTGAAATGGATGATGATGAAAGAAAAAAATTTCTAGAGCGTAACTTATTTTGGTTTGAATTGGAAGCTTTCGCATTATCTGATGTAGAAGAGGAAAAATGTACAGGGAAAAAACCTCCATGCAGAGTAGATTGGCTATTAAGAAGATATGGAATTTATGGTAGCGGTGTTTCTTACTATTCTGAATATTCATGCCCATTACCCGACCTCGGCACCTACCGCCCCGACGAATCCTTCAGCGTATCGAGCAACTTACCGCCCCAAGTAGTGGATTATTACAAGGAAACGCCTGACGGGACATTACTACTTCAGGGCGCGTCTGATTTAATGGGTAAATTGCTTTCTGCTGTCAAGAAGTCAATGGTTTTAACTGATATTAATACGTATTTTCCGAATTTACTCCAGCACTCCAAAGTTTTAGTTATTCCAAGCGGCGGATTAATTGGTTTAGATAATTCTCAGGCTTTTAAGGATAATCTGGCAGAGTTTGCAAATCAGGGCGGAGTAGTTGTTTGTTTTTCCCAGCCGAATGGTTATGAGTTTTCGGCATTACCCGGGGGACAAGTTGGAGGCTACGGCTGGGGAGAAGACCAGGCGTGCCACAGCAACGCGGTTTACATAAATACTTATCATCCTGTTCTTTCAGGGC contains these protein-coding regions:
- the sulP gene encoding sulfate permease gives rise to the protein MFKPKLLTTLKGYSLELFISDFIAGVIVGIVALPLAIAFAIASGVRPEQGLYTAIVAGFLISALGGSRVQVGGPTGAFVVIVYGIIQQYGMDGLVIATILAGIILIVMGIGKFGSAIKFIPHPLVVGFTSGIAVIIFSSQIKDFLGLQMGPVPPEFIEKWIAYFKYFPTINYNETAIGLLALLILIAWPKITHKIPGSLIAIIVTTSLVIIFNIPVQTIGSRFGHISSSLPHPVMPHLDFAMAKNLFKPAFIIALLAGIESLLSAVVADGMIGGRHRSNMELVAQGVANIASPIFGGIPATGAIARTATNIKNGGRTPVAGIIHAIVLLLIMLIFGKLAELIPMATLASILIIVSYNMSEWRSFKALFRSPKSDIAILLTTFFLTVIIDLTVAIQVGLLLSVFLFMRRMALVTNVEIITKEFEDEEGEDSEIGMLGSKIPKGVEIYEINGPFFFGSAFKFKEAMLTVEKAPKVRIIRMRKVPALDATGIHTIEEVYKECKRYGIAFILSGVQSQPMGALDKAGLIEKIGRQNIYDNFEESMIRAQEILTLFNQKLYN
- a CDS encoding ATP-binding protein, which encodes MHKERIITDVINEMNNLALSLDGPEHLITWTVVNVPFLVNCEFSALVLIYNEYILLNCSSVVNKENPVYDYFKKKVKEEIQKLTNSSSLTWQEVDTYIAEDPVADRKEALSSINSFFIFDLEVKDKIIGYVAIGSSQKDAFAKFKLNILWNFCDQLALGLRSLLDREMVIKQAQLLEKEKNKVEEEKRKIEAIMGGMKEGLIITDNMENIITINDAALAVLGLKRDLGNKFARDFILENLSKEANKNEYDEKIIDLGVPKKRVVRMGSTPIFGLDNEFIGRATLLTDITKEKEIEQMKNDFVNAVNHELRTPLTSIREIISIIADGTVGPVNEKQIRFLKTAISDSDRLVRIVNDLLDLSKIESGKVKLKRMPAAISQIVNQVMASFEHLAKNNKIEIKSSIPGNIPYIFADTDKMIQILTNLIGNSIKFTPPGGKVMLLCDLLPETSKNKETVQESKTTYKKFLKISVSDNGPGISDEDQKKLFKKFSQLETGFNHKTGGTGLGLVIARELVEKHGGKIWVESEPSKGSTFSFTIPVFEEDPAYLDLIQQEIERVKKEGTHLSLILVDPKIRKELTNKDRNTIANLEKQCKNTMRRKDDFVLVYHERYVIIIAESSKENSFKLAERIKSTLEIDCDYKIKSYPNDGDNAPALFNKLKNEG
- a CDS encoding carboxypeptidase-like regulatory domain-containing protein, producing MKKLFISILSMVIIFSTGKTIKAEVYGSISGRVYVEQTGEGKEGFRIQVLKGDNLESVNWLNIAGLRGTGELDKYGETKTDKNGNYSFNLLPPGKYLIVIVEKPLKYYFENFHIVNLEEGKNITNYDIKLSKLGSIGGKVYKTDGVNPLENYTIWSYDGEKTYLEVGKAAGEFLIEGLPPKEHWQLFIKYKGYLYTYDSSVNTMGSIDIKDLRIVVKEDNPTGIFGQVTAPDGLPLKDAYVYVKSENEVFRGSADIDSTGSYSIKGLPSAKYYLSIYKRVEDKYIDFLDSPIELANGQQIERNYIYDSTKEKEVEMIITYITTERIPAELENILCKKGKTETGSRIAFTTCYKGKIVRGYCESYDTASDCMKKVYDFHEDVHVIQYTENKVCEMDDDERKKFLERNLFWFELEAFALSDVEEEKCTGKKPPCRVDWLLRRYGIYGSGVSYYSEYSCPLPDLGTYRPDESFSVSSNLPPQVVDYYKETPDGTLLLQGASDLMGKLLSAVKKSMVLTDINTYFPNLLQHSKVLVIPSGGLIGLDNSQAFKDNLAEFANQGGVVVCFSQPNGYEFSALPGGQVGGYGWGEDQACHSNAVYINTYHPVLSG